One Nonomuraea angiospora DNA segment encodes these proteins:
- a CDS encoding glycoside hydrolase family 38 N-terminal domain-containing protein, translated as MIPDPPFQPGPLDAAAGRRPHRIELPLHVGEARERWSLRLEFTAGHGPCPDLELEIDGAHRGLVHPEVRRDDRTEVYRHGPIAGEVRLDVPIPGSMLPPGDHVLAITTTLDREAATGPVTIPSGGPTRHREQFGHHFGSGITWRSITLEAATAPQPSPTLRVTPLYLHDGRELVELTVPLPARRAQVRLAGRTHAFDLPGRDFGQARVRFPVPEARGPAEVTVDGGDPVTFTLTPARTWTLHLIPHVHLDVGYTDSQGKVLELHSRNLDRAVAALDRDPGFAFSVDGSLVLAEYLATRSDKSAGRVLQALRDGRIAVNAFHSLFLSGVASLEEIYRAAYLAARLRDEYGVPVTYANLTDVPSYSAAVPSILAALGIDGFVGIENHHRGGNADSDRQHLLSPVMWEGVDGSRVLTHFSDTYSQLRFMVGDPQTVEGGAHSLCRLLARYERPDYLPHDLAIIGTHADNEDLADGDAGFAARWNAVYAHPRIVVSTMAGYLDAVRPLADRLPVWRGDGGSYWEDGVGTGATVVAEHRRAQSALPAVEGLGALVARAEPAYRPHRKALDAAWEGALFGAEHTWTWSHALAHPHGEQVGDQLDWKRHQVHTALRTAVDEGRRALSQLGELVTTQGPTLLVHNALSWTRDVEVEYESTASPPLPAEVLSDCGGLRRYRMTVADVPAFGYRTIPLPDPATLAPGEEDGRRATRFSHEESWQPVPPRLLTPRWEAELAPETGAMLALTHRPTGRPLLDGPLGQVLYVRNGPSTRVVTGHSGEPHHHPPAPRTSLDGRRPHADPPELGVFPAAMRPVGLRRTYDGWRLRAVGSAPSLPHVEVDVLLRDADDRVDVLVRLEKEREPAKESVYVVFPFTHEDPRFRYDRQQGWIDPAADHAPGACQEWFTTQYGVVVSSSAGAVAWTSADAPLFTAGDIVRGAWPERFAPASGALYSWVMNNYWPTNTPPEQDGTLTLRYAFRPLPAFDPVAAGRLGREVRAARMVSEVTRLDKFGTEPRPLDAPAASLLDLGLPDWVAATVAEPRDRTGLLLRLQDLSGQGGEVRLRHPGRIVLCRADETELGELDGPAGHVRLGPWAVTTLKLF; from the coding sequence ATGATCCCCGACCCGCCGTTCCAGCCCGGCCCGCTCGACGCCGCCGCAGGCAGGCGGCCGCACCGGATCGAGCTGCCGCTGCACGTGGGCGAGGCCCGCGAGCGGTGGTCGCTGCGGCTGGAGTTCACGGCCGGCCACGGCCCCTGTCCCGACCTGGAGCTCGAAATAGACGGCGCGCACCGGGGGCTCGTCCACCCCGAGGTGCGGCGCGACGACCGCACCGAGGTCTACCGGCACGGCCCCATCGCCGGCGAGGTCCGGCTTGACGTGCCGATCCCCGGCTCCATGCTCCCGCCGGGCGATCACGTCCTGGCCATCACCACGACCCTGGACCGCGAGGCCGCCACGGGCCCCGTCACGATCCCCTCCGGCGGGCCGACCAGGCACCGTGAGCAGTTCGGGCACCACTTCGGCAGCGGCATCACCTGGCGCTCGATCACTCTCGAAGCCGCGACCGCACCGCAGCCCTCGCCCACGCTCCGGGTCACGCCGCTCTACCTGCACGACGGGCGCGAGCTGGTCGAACTCACCGTGCCCCTGCCCGCCCGCCGCGCGCAGGTCCGCCTCGCCGGCCGTACGCACGCCTTCGACCTGCCTGGACGCGACTTCGGCCAGGCCCGCGTCCGTTTCCCCGTCCCCGAGGCGCGCGGCCCGGCCGAGGTGACGGTGGACGGCGGCGACCCCGTGACGTTCACCCTCACCCCGGCCCGCACGTGGACGTTGCACCTCATCCCGCACGTGCACCTCGACGTCGGCTACACCGACAGCCAGGGCAAGGTGCTGGAGCTGCACAGCCGCAACCTCGACCGGGCGGTGGCCGCCCTGGACCGCGACCCCGGCTTCGCCTTCTCCGTGGACGGCTCGCTGGTGCTGGCCGAGTACCTGGCCACCCGCTCGGACAAGAGCGCCGGGCGCGTGCTCCAGGCGCTGCGCGACGGCCGCATCGCGGTCAATGCCTTCCACAGCCTCTTCCTGTCGGGGGTGGCCTCGCTGGAGGAGATCTACCGGGCCGCCTACCTGGCCGCGCGGCTGCGCGACGAGTACGGCGTGCCGGTCACGTACGCCAACCTCACCGATGTGCCCTCCTACAGCGCGGCCGTGCCGTCGATCCTGGCCGCGCTCGGCATCGACGGCTTCGTCGGCATCGAGAACCACCACCGCGGCGGCAACGCCGACAGCGACCGGCAGCACCTGCTCAGCCCCGTCATGTGGGAGGGCGTGGACGGCTCACGCGTGCTCACCCACTTCTCCGACACCTACTCCCAGCTGCGGTTCATGGTGGGCGACCCGCAGACCGTCGAAGGCGGCGCCCACTCCCTGTGCCGCCTGCTGGCCCGCTACGAACGCCCCGACTACCTGCCGCACGACCTGGCGATCATCGGCACCCACGCCGACAACGAGGACCTCGCCGACGGCGACGCCGGCTTCGCCGCCCGCTGGAACGCCGTCTACGCCCACCCCCGCATCGTCGTCTCCACCATGGCCGGCTACCTGGACGCGGTCCGCCCCCTGGCCGACCGGCTGCCGGTGTGGCGCGGCGACGGCGGCAGCTACTGGGAGGACGGCGTCGGCACCGGCGCCACCGTGGTCGCCGAGCACCGGCGGGCACAGAGCGCGCTGCCCGCCGTCGAAGGGCTTGGCGCCCTGGTCGCGCGGGCCGAGCCGGCCTACCGCCCCCACCGCAAGGCGCTGGACGCCGCCTGGGAAGGCGCGTTGTTCGGCGCCGAGCACACCTGGACCTGGTCGCACGCGCTCGCGCACCCCCACGGCGAACAGGTCGGCGACCAGCTCGACTGGAAGCGCCACCAGGTGCACACCGCCCTGCGCACCGCCGTGGACGAGGGCCGCCGGGCGCTGAGCCAGCTCGGCGAGCTGGTCACGACGCAGGGCCCCACGCTGCTCGTGCACAACGCGCTGAGCTGGACGAGAGACGTGGAGGTCGAGTACGAGTCCACCGCGTCGCCCCCGCTGCCCGCCGAGGTGCTGTCCGACTGCGGCGGGCTGCGCCGCTACCGGATGACGGTGGCCGACGTGCCCGCCTTCGGCTACCGAACGATCCCGCTCCCCGACCCGGCCACGCTCGCACCGGGGGAGGAGGACGGCCGCCGCGCGACCCGGTTCTCGCACGAGGAGAGCTGGCAGCCGGTGCCGCCCCGCCTGCTCACCCCCCGGTGGGAGGCCGAACTCGCCCCCGAGACCGGAGCGATGCTCGCCCTCACTCACCGGCCCACCGGCCGCCCCCTGCTCGACGGACCCCTCGGCCAGGTCCTGTACGTCCGCAACGGCCCGTCCACCCGCGTCGTCACCGGGCACAGCGGCGAGCCGCACCACCACCCGCCCGCACCGCGTACCTCCCTGGACGGCCGCCGCCCGCACGCCGACCCGCCCGAGCTGGGCGTCTTCCCGGCGGCCATGCGCCCGGTCGGGCTGCGCCGCACGTACGACGGGTGGCGGCTGCGGGCGGTGGGCAGCGCGCCCAGCCTGCCGCACGTCGAGGTGGACGTCCTGCTCAGGGACGCCGACGACCGCGTGGACGTGCTGGTACGCCTGGAGAAGGAGCGCGAGCCCGCCAAGGAGTCGGTCTACGTCGTCTTCCCGTTCACGCATGAGGACCCCCGCTTCCGCTACGACCGCCAGCAGGGCTGGATCGACCCCGCCGCTGACCACGCACCCGGCGCCTGCCAGGAGTGGTTCACCACCCAATACGGCGTGGTCGTCTCCTCATCCGCCGGCGCCGTGGCGTGGACCTCGGCCGACGCGCCGCTGTTCACCGCCGGGGACATCGTGCGCGGCGCCTGGCCCGAGCGCTTCGCTCCCGCGAGCGGCGCACTCTACTCGTGGGTCATGAACAACTACTGGCCCACCAACACCCCGCCCGAGCAGGACGGCACCCTGACCCTCCGCTACGCCTTCCGCCCCCTGCCCGCCTTCGACCCGGTGGCCGCCGGCCGGCTGGGCCGCGAGGTACGCGCGGCGCGCATGGTGTCGGAGGTGACCAGGCTCGACAAGTTCGGCACCGAGCCCCGCCCGCTCGACGCCCCCGCCGCGAGCCTGCTCGACCTCGGCCTGCCCGACTGGGTCGCCGCGACCGTGGCCGAGCCGCGCGACCGCACCGGACTGCTCCTCCGCCTCCAGGACCTGTCGGGCCAGGGCGGCGAGGTACGCCTGCGCCACCCCGGCCGGATCGTGCTGTGCCGCGCCGACGAGACGGAGCTCGGCGAGCTCGACGGCCCCGCCGGCCACGTCCGCCTCGGCCCCTGGGCCGTCACCACACTGAAGCTCTTCTAA
- a CDS encoding extracellular solute-binding protein, translating into MSDARHSRRQFLQLTGSTALLTASGGLLTACGPSSPQASPPAGTRKAVMPAYVPSGLVKPDLPATADGVLAAYYTYPAHPVTAFTDKPGEGLGEVKVLTNMFNPVPPGPGSNRFWQELNTRLGATLNITMAPAADYVSKLSTVIASGDLPDILMLSANLANRAQILTRLCADLSPLVSGDAVKTYPFLANIPRDSWLATAYQGGVYAIPIPRAIVGTIMFTRSDLIAERGLSARPKGYDDFLALAKGLTDPAKNRWAFGSAKGVITFVGTMLGVPNMWREQGGRFTSEHEVEGRKEAIAKTAEMVRAGLFHPDAIGGKLNLRDLFGNGTIALNADGYAAWDILADTYQADVGAVVSPGPARAGQAHFAITAFKKAEGDRLAKLLRICDWLSAPLGTTEYLFRKFGVEGVHYTMKDGAPEPTSLGKAEVKLPLEYVADAPHVLGPRPRERVDAQRAYQERVVPGILRNPAAALYSETAVNKNGTLTKIIDQAELDIVSGRKPIGHWDEVVKQWRAQGGDQIRRDYETALAKGD; encoded by the coding sequence ATGTCGGACGCGCGTCACAGCAGGCGCCAGTTCCTCCAGCTCACTGGGAGCACCGCACTGCTGACCGCCTCGGGCGGCCTGCTGACTGCGTGCGGCCCGTCATCACCCCAGGCGAGCCCGCCGGCCGGGACGCGCAAGGCGGTCATGCCCGCGTACGTCCCGTCCGGCCTCGTCAAACCCGACCTGCCGGCCACCGCCGACGGCGTGCTGGCCGCCTACTACACCTACCCCGCCCACCCCGTCACCGCCTTCACCGACAAGCCCGGCGAAGGACTGGGCGAGGTGAAGGTGCTGACCAACATGTTCAACCCGGTGCCGCCCGGCCCCGGCTCCAACCGGTTCTGGCAGGAGCTGAACACCCGGCTCGGCGCCACGCTGAACATCACCATGGCGCCCGCCGCCGACTACGTCAGCAAGCTGTCCACCGTGATCGCCAGCGGCGACCTGCCCGACATCCTCATGCTCTCGGCCAACCTGGCCAACCGCGCGCAGATCCTCACCCGCCTGTGCGCCGACCTCAGCCCCCTGGTCTCCGGCGACGCCGTCAAGACCTACCCGTTCCTGGCCAACATCCCGCGCGACTCCTGGCTGGCCACCGCCTACCAGGGCGGCGTGTACGCCATCCCCATCCCGCGCGCCATCGTCGGCACGATCATGTTCACCCGCTCCGACCTCATCGCCGAACGCGGCCTGAGCGCCCGGCCCAAGGGCTACGACGACTTCCTCGCCCTGGCCAAGGGCCTGACCGACCCGGCCAAGAACCGGTGGGCCTTCGGCAGCGCCAAGGGCGTCATCACGTTCGTCGGCACCATGCTCGGCGTCCCCAACATGTGGCGCGAGCAAGGCGGCAGATTCACCTCCGAGCACGAGGTGGAAGGCCGCAAGGAGGCCATCGCCAAGACCGCCGAGATGGTCAGGGCCGGTCTGTTCCACCCCGACGCCATCGGCGGCAAACTCAACCTGCGCGACCTGTTCGGCAACGGCACCATCGCCCTCAACGCCGACGGCTACGCCGCCTGGGACATCCTCGCCGACACCTACCAGGCGGACGTCGGCGCAGTGGTCTCGCCAGGGCCCGCCCGCGCGGGGCAGGCGCACTTCGCCATCACCGCGTTCAAGAAGGCCGAGGGCGACCGCCTGGCGAAGCTCCTGCGGATCTGCGACTGGCTGAGCGCGCCGCTCGGCACCACCGAATACCTGTTCCGCAAGTTCGGCGTCGAGGGCGTCCACTACACGATGAAGGACGGCGCCCCCGAGCCGACCAGCCTCGGCAAGGCCGAGGTCAAGCTGCCCCTCGAGTACGTCGCCGACGCCCCTCACGTGCTCGGCCCCCGCCCCCGCGAACGGGTGGACGCCCAGCGCGCCTACCAGGAACGCGTCGTGCCCGGCATCCTGCGCAACCCCGCCGCCGCCCTGTACTCCGAGACCGCCGTCAACAAGAACGGCACCCTCACCAAGATCATTGACCAGGCCGAGCTGGACATCGTCTCCGGCCGTAAACCCATCGGCCACTGGGACGAGGTCGTCAAGCAGTGGCGCGCCCAGGGCGGCGACCAGATCCGCCGCGACTACGAGACCGCGCTGGCCAAGGGCGACTGA
- a CDS encoding DUF4328 domain-containing protein produces MIDLWYASLVDRMIADVDSVPEAEIDTGDLVYGLSGILETVVYVVAIVAFLVWLFRVRANAEILAPDGHRRGQPWLIFGWVVPIVSFWFPKQIVDDIWSASSRVPSPPRGLFNAWWAAWLIGTWVANVAGRLLFKADELEPLAAAARFDVVGIALMLIAAVLAIGVIRKITEAQEEHRSAAGMPSAGMPLGGMAPGAPGGYPGH; encoded by the coding sequence GTGATCGATCTCTGGTACGCCTCGCTTGTGGACCGTATGATCGCCGACGTCGACTCCGTGCCCGAGGCGGAGATCGACACAGGCGATCTCGTCTACGGCCTGTCCGGCATCCTGGAGACGGTCGTCTACGTCGTGGCCATCGTGGCGTTCCTGGTGTGGTTGTTCAGGGTCCGGGCGAACGCCGAGATCCTCGCACCCGACGGTCACCGGCGCGGCCAGCCGTGGCTGATCTTCGGCTGGGTGGTGCCCATCGTCAGCTTCTGGTTCCCGAAGCAGATCGTGGACGACATCTGGTCTGCTTCCTCCCGCGTCCCCTCGCCTCCTCGGGGGCTGTTCAACGCCTGGTGGGCGGCCTGGCTGATCGGCACCTGGGTGGCCAACGTGGCCGGCCGCCTGCTGTTCAAGGCCGACGAACTGGAGCCGCTGGCCGCCGCCGCGCGGTTCGACGTGGTGGGTATCGCGCTGATGCTCATCGCGGCCGTGCTGGCGATCGGTGTCATCCGCAAGATCACCGAGGCCCAGGAGGAGCACCGATCAGCCGCCGGCATGCCCTCCGCAGGCATGCCTCTCGGTGGCATGGCTCCCGGCGCTCCCGGCGGCTACCCGGGGCACTGA
- a CDS encoding carbohydrate ABC transporter permease — protein MIIRAVKGVVVAACCALVILPFLAVFSTSLADQAQVTATGGYVLWPERPNLDAYRAILAGGVVTRALLVSIGVTVVGTLLSLTCITLLAYSLSRPGSLLHRPILLMVLFTLLFAPGMIPMYLTIKQLGLLDSYWSLILPGLASGFQIIIMRAFFQEVPRELIDAARIDGAGELRILLRVVLPLSKAVIAVVGLFSAVAYWNAFFNAMLYLNDTEKWPLQLVLRTYVVDNSALGVDAADLSGGFLPPPQSMQMAILVLSLVPIAIVYPFLQKHFAKGILIGAVKG, from the coding sequence ATGATCATCCGTGCCGTCAAGGGCGTGGTCGTGGCCGCCTGCTGCGCCCTGGTGATACTGCCGTTCCTCGCCGTCTTCTCCACCAGCCTCGCCGACCAGGCACAGGTCACCGCCACCGGCGGCTACGTCCTGTGGCCCGAACGGCCCAACCTCGACGCCTACCGCGCCATCCTGGCCGGCGGGGTGGTCACCCGGGCGCTGCTGGTGTCCATCGGGGTCACGGTGGTCGGGACGCTGCTCTCGCTGACCTGCATCACGCTGCTGGCGTACTCGCTGAGCCGGCCGGGCTCGCTGCTGCACCGGCCGATCCTGCTGATGGTGCTGTTCACGCTGCTGTTCGCGCCTGGCATGATCCCGATGTACCTGACGATCAAGCAGCTCGGGCTGCTCGACTCCTACTGGTCGCTCATCCTGCCGGGGCTGGCCAGCGGGTTCCAGATCATCATCATGCGGGCGTTCTTCCAGGAGGTCCCGCGCGAGCTGATCGACGCCGCCCGCATCGACGGCGCGGGCGAGCTGCGCATCCTGCTGCGGGTCGTGCTGCCGCTGTCGAAGGCGGTCATCGCGGTCGTCGGGCTGTTCAGCGCGGTCGCGTACTGGAACGCGTTCTTCAACGCCATGCTCTACCTCAACGACACCGAGAAGTGGCCGCTGCAACTTGTCCTGCGCACGTACGTGGTCGACAACAGCGCGCTGGGCGTCGACGCGGCGGACCTGTCGGGCGGCTTCCTGCCCCCTCCCCAGTCCATGCAGATGGCGATCCTGGTGCTGAGCCTGGTCCCCATCGCGATCGTCTACCCGTTCCTCCAGAAGCACTTTGCCAAGGGCATCCTCATCGGTGCGGTGAAAGGCTGA
- a CDS encoding Hint domain-containing protein: protein MRQKASAVSPRPLKHLVKVGSGIAKACSSFVPGTLVLMADGSHKPIEDVRVGDEVLATDPTTGETVAKKVTALINGSGTKHLVEITIKAEGADKADPQSIWVDATYLQPGTWLRTSVGTRIQITSVKRWTTTQKVHNLSIDGIPTYYVGSGGVDVLVHNTSCPTLIKLIRNSPVDYATKIANGHGFTKRVEKRKEFPGTSTRKEYADLIRDIIKTGEARNVKNQPGCRILEKWSCSLLE from the coding sequence TTGCGGCAAAAGGCATCAGCGGTGTCGCCAAGGCCTTTAAAGCACTTGGTCAAGGTGGGCAGCGGGATAGCGAAAGCGTGCAGCAGCTTTGTGCCGGGCACCCTGGTGCTGATGGCGGACGGAAGCCATAAACCGATCGAGGATGTTCGTGTCGGGGACGAAGTCCTGGCCACCGACCCCACCACAGGGGAAACGGTAGCCAAAAAGGTCACTGCGTTGATCAACGGTTCCGGCACGAAGCATCTGGTCGAGATCACCATCAAGGCAGAGGGAGCAGACAAAGCCGATCCTCAATCGATCTGGGTCGACGCAACATATCTCCAGCCGGGGACATGGCTACGCACCTCCGTGGGCACGAGGATTCAGATCACCAGCGTGAAGCGATGGACGACCACACAGAAGGTCCACAATCTGTCCATCGACGGTATCCCCACGTATTATGTGGGATCGGGCGGCGTTGACGTCCTGGTGCACAACACCTCGTGTCCCACGCTCATCAAACTCATTCGCAATTCGCCCGTTGACTACGCTACCAAAATTGCAAATGGGCACGGCTTCACAAAGCGCGTTGAAAAGAGAAAAGAGTTTCCCGGCACAAGCACGCGCAAGGAATATGCCGATTTGATCAGAGATATCATCAAGACCGGGGAAGCCAGGAACGTCAAGAATCAGCCGGGTTGTCGCATTCTGGAAAAATGGAGTTGTAGTCTTTTGGAATAG
- a CDS encoding FAD-dependent oxidoreductase yields MDQHDVVIYGATLAGIMAALRLHLRGLSSLILEPTGHVGGIVAGGLVKSDPPNVIEALAGLTRDRFFGGVGHEYGTAEPRYRFEPKVAERVARRLLAEADTQVVTGARIHGPADVQTKGRRIQAVLGRRARFFIDASYEGDLMAAAGVPYTYGREPRSRYDEPFAGVLPHRALRRSEFSPNVGYPVGPPPSEPPGEGDAKTQAYNFRGVLSKAHDRLPFPKPEGYDPTLYGLLGQLIRRRGIAGLSDIVTHTALLPPGDKYQTNQALFIGFDLPGASWDYPDGTWARREEVIAEHVRWHQGMLYWLAHDPSLPEPFRADTRAFGLPADEFTDSPYGAGFPHALYVREGRRMIGQYVLTQHDLRIPGNTKATPVCCWKYGIDCHIVQLYPEGEHTIAGEGPPSGTEYNEPADLYQIPAECLFPARGGVENVAVPVCFSASHVACLSARMEPNYGMLGEAAGELAAQSLRTGRAVQDYRYPDLAAALEEHGSVLSLPELEPAT; encoded by the coding sequence ATGGACCAGCACGACGTCGTCATCTACGGCGCGACGCTCGCCGGCATCATGGCCGCGCTGCGGCTGCACCTGCGCGGGCTGAGCAGCCTGATCCTGGAGCCGACCGGGCACGTGGGCGGCATCGTCGCAGGCGGACTGGTCAAGAGCGACCCGCCCAACGTCATCGAGGCTCTGGCCGGGCTCACCCGTGACCGCTTCTTCGGCGGCGTCGGCCACGAGTACGGCACCGCGGAGCCCCGCTACCGCTTCGAGCCCAAGGTCGCCGAACGGGTCGCCCGGCGGCTGCTCGCCGAGGCTGACACGCAGGTGGTGACCGGCGCCCGCATCCACGGCCCGGCCGACGTCCAGACGAAGGGCCGCCGCATCCAGGCGGTGCTCGGCCGGCGGGCACGCTTCTTCATCGACGCCTCCTACGAGGGCGACCTGATGGCCGCCGCCGGGGTGCCGTACACGTACGGGCGCGAGCCACGCTCTCGCTACGACGAGCCGTTCGCCGGCGTGCTGCCGCACCGGGCGCTGCGCCGCAGCGAGTTCTCGCCCAACGTCGGCTACCCGGTGGGCCCACCCCCGTCGGAGCCGCCCGGCGAAGGCGACGCCAAGACCCAGGCGTACAACTTCCGCGGCGTGCTGTCCAAGGCCCACGACCGGCTGCCCTTCCCCAAGCCCGAGGGATACGACCCGACCCTGTACGGGCTGCTCGGCCAGCTCATCAGGCGGCGTGGCATCGCGGGCCTGTCGGACATCGTCACGCACACGGCCCTGTTGCCGCCCGGCGACAAGTACCAGACCAACCAGGCGCTGTTCATCGGCTTCGACCTGCCGGGCGCGTCGTGGGACTACCCGGACGGCACGTGGGCAAGGCGCGAGGAGGTCATCGCCGAGCACGTGCGCTGGCACCAGGGCATGCTGTACTGGCTGGCCCACGACCCGTCGCTGCCGGAGCCGTTCAGGGCCGACACACGGGCGTTCGGGCTGCCGGCCGACGAGTTCACCGACAGCCCGTACGGCGCCGGATTCCCGCACGCCCTGTACGTCCGCGAGGGCCGCCGCATGATCGGCCAGTACGTCCTCACCCAGCACGACCTGCGCATCCCCGGCAACACGAAGGCGACCCCGGTGTGCTGCTGGAAGTACGGCATCGACTGCCACATCGTCCAGCTCTACCCGGAGGGCGAGCACACGATCGCGGGGGAGGGGCCGCCCAGCGGCACCGAGTACAACGAGCCGGCCGACCTCTACCAGATCCCCGCCGAGTGCCTTTTCCCCGCCCGCGGCGGCGTCGAGAACGTGGCCGTCCCCGTCTGCTTCTCCGCCAGCCACGTCGCCTGCCTGTCGGCCCGCATGGAGCCGAACTACGGCATGCTCGGCGAGGCCGCCGGCGAGCTGGCCGCCCAGTCCCTGCGCACCGGGCGGGCCGTGCAGGACTACCGCTACCCCGACCTCGCCGCCGCCCTGGAGGAACACGGCAGCGTGCTCTCCCTGCCGGAGCTGGAGCCCGCGACATGA
- a CDS encoding ABC transporter permease: MALDVKSPPARVAAPPRRATPKVSRLRRDGLLLLLGVPGLLVILLFHYVPMLGNVIAFKDYQPFLGIWEAPWVGFDNFRVIFNGDPAFLNALVNTLVISLVQIVFVFPVPIALALLLNSLAGERLKRLAQSILYLPHFMSWVVVVAIFQHMLGNAGLLNTFLRSHDLATLPLMGNPDLFLALITSQVIWKDAGWGTIIFLAALSRVDPELYEASAMDGASRMRQLWHVTLPGIRGVIVLMLILKLGDVLTVGFEQIILQQAMVGAEVSEVLDTYVYTYGVVGGNWGVAAAVGLVKGLVGLVLVLGANKVAHLLGERGLYTK, translated from the coding sequence ATGGCGCTCGACGTGAAATCGCCGCCGGCCCGCGTGGCCGCACCGCCCCGGCGCGCGACGCCGAAGGTCTCCCGGCTGCGCAGGGACGGGCTGCTGCTCCTGCTCGGCGTGCCCGGCCTGCTCGTCATCCTGCTCTTCCACTACGTGCCGATGCTCGGCAACGTGATCGCCTTCAAGGACTACCAGCCCTTCCTGGGCATCTGGGAGGCGCCGTGGGTCGGCTTCGACAACTTCCGGGTGATCTTCAACGGTGACCCGGCGTTCCTCAACGCGCTGGTCAACACGCTCGTCATCTCGCTCGTCCAGATCGTCTTCGTCTTCCCCGTGCCGATCGCGCTGGCGCTGCTGCTCAACTCGCTGGCCGGCGAGCGCCTCAAGCGGCTCGCCCAGTCGATCCTCTACCTGCCGCACTTCATGTCGTGGGTGGTCGTCGTCGCGATCTTCCAGCACATGCTGGGCAACGCGGGCCTGCTCAACACGTTCCTGCGCTCCCACGACCTCGCGACGCTGCCGCTGATGGGCAACCCCGACCTGTTCCTGGCGCTGATCACCTCGCAGGTGATCTGGAAGGACGCCGGCTGGGGCACGATCATCTTCCTGGCCGCGCTCTCCCGCGTCGATCCCGAGCTGTACGAGGCCAGCGCCATGGACGGCGCCTCCAGGATGCGCCAGCTCTGGCACGTGACGCTGCCCGGCATCCGCGGCGTGATCGTGCTGATGCTCATCCTCAAGCTCGGCGACGTGCTCACCGTCGGCTTCGAGCAGATCATCCTCCAGCAGGCCATGGTCGGCGCCGAGGTGTCGGAGGTGCTGGACACCTACGTCTACACCTACGGAGTGGTCGGCGGCAACTGGGGCGTGGCCGCCGCGGTCGGCCTGGTCAAGGGCCTGGTCGGGCTGGTGCTCGTGCTCGGCGCCAACAAGGTCGCGCACCTGCTGGGCGAGAGGGGACTCTACACCAAATGA
- a CDS encoding phosphotransferase enzyme family protein, giving the protein MKITPQLSMLWESADPEEALSQRFGFADAVSAAGWVGDTLWDTWAITVDDCERLVISAGNLLAWITTDDIRLIAKWSVDSKLFQRLADTATLTMWLHRCGIPVAAPIPARDGRLRVELDDVSLGVFPVIDGDLLDVGDPAQVIEAGRMLATLHEAMAAYPHHIGGGPSARHEQLVHNDFRSANLLHDGTSITAVLDFEEVTYRSRVSDLAKATALLGTRFHDWGPTSQLVREAFVGAYCDQAPLTNAEQSQLQSGIEAVMKHFGWA; this is encoded by the coding sequence ATGAAGATCACGCCTCAGCTCAGCATGCTGTGGGAGTCAGCTGACCCCGAAGAAGCTCTTAGCCAGCGTTTTGGCTTCGCCGATGCTGTTTCCGCGGCCGGCTGGGTGGGTGACACCCTTTGGGACACCTGGGCCATCACGGTTGATGACTGCGAGCGCCTGGTCATCAGTGCCGGAAACCTGCTGGCGTGGATCACGACCGATGACATACGCCTCATCGCGAAATGGTCCGTCGACTCAAAGCTGTTCCAGCGCCTGGCCGATACGGCAACCCTTACCATGTGGCTTCACCGCTGCGGCATCCCTGTTGCTGCTCCGATTCCGGCAAGAGACGGTCGCCTTCGAGTAGAGCTGGATGACGTTTCGCTCGGCGTCTTTCCCGTCATCGACGGCGATCTTCTCGATGTAGGAGATCCGGCGCAGGTCATCGAGGCGGGCCGGATGCTGGCGACGCTCCACGAAGCGATGGCTGCCTACCCCCACCACATCGGCGGCGGCCCGTCGGCCCGGCATGAGCAGCTCGTCCACAATGACTTCCGGTCCGCCAACCTCCTTCATGACGGGACGAGCATCACGGCAGTCCTCGACTTCGAGGAGGTGACCTACCGCTCAAGGGTGTCGGACCTGGCCAAAGCGACAGCGCTGCTCGGAACTCGCTTCCACGATTGGGGGCCGACGAGCCAGCTCGTCCGGGAAGCGTTCGTCGGGGCATACTGCGATCAGGCTCCGCTGACTAATGCCGAACAGAGCCAACTGCAGAGCGGCATCGAAGCCGTCATGAAGCATTTCGGCTGGGCATAG